Proteins encoded within one genomic window of Formosa agariphila KMM 3901:
- a CDS encoding site-specific integrase, with protein MKTEFTTHFHTPNSKINSKGLVPIYLRLTVNNKRIEYSISRRTEPKYWSAKTQRVMGSNRTATEINAHMDNLKHKLNKIHQRLIDENEIISASVMMDLMKGGGNKIRFILEIFKDHNDRADLLAGKSISVSTAKRYWTCYDHVKQFIKEEYRLEDYKLRDIDYRFITKFEFFLKTVRKCNHNSSLKYINNLKKIIRIALANQWMDRDPFYNYKVQFDPVERDFLTADEVHKLYTQELHFDRLKLVRDMFIFSCYTGLAYSDVEKLSKSDITIGIDGDKWISIKRTKTNTRSSIPLLPISLEILDRYANHPQVENSNRLIPVLSNQKSNAFLKEIAIMCGITKSLTTHLARHTFATTITLTNGVPIESVSKMLGHKSLRTTQHYAKIVDRKVSDDMKILKQKLDFNQKQREEIARDGE; from the coding sequence ATGAAAACAGAATTCACTACTCACTTTCACACACCAAATTCAAAGATTAATAGTAAAGGTTTAGTCCCTATTTACTTGAGATTAACCGTTAATAATAAACGTATAGAATACAGTATAAGTAGGAGAACAGAGCCGAAATATTGGAGTGCAAAAACTCAACGTGTCATGGGCTCTAATAGGACAGCAACCGAGATTAACGCCCATATGGATAATTTAAAACACAAACTGAATAAGATCCACCAAAGGTTAATTGACGAAAATGAGATTATTTCTGCTTCCGTAATGATGGATTTAATGAAAGGCGGAGGAAACAAAATAAGGTTTATACTAGAAATTTTCAAAGATCATAATGATCGTGCAGATTTACTCGCTGGAAAAAGTATCTCCGTTAGCACTGCTAAGCGCTATTGGACCTGTTACGACCATGTTAAACAATTTATAAAGGAAGAATACCGCTTAGAGGATTATAAACTAAGAGACATAGACTATCGCTTTATTACCAAATTCGAATTCTTTTTAAAGACCGTTAGAAAGTGTAACCATAACTCCTCATTAAAATATATTAATAATTTAAAAAAAATTATTAGAATTGCTTTAGCCAACCAATGGATGGATCGCGACCCATTTTACAACTATAAAGTTCAATTTGATCCGGTAGAACGTGATTTTTTAACCGCCGATGAAGTTCACAAACTCTATACACAAGAGTTACATTTTGATCGGTTGAAACTGGTTCGAGACATGTTTATCTTCTCTTGTTATACAGGTCTCGCTTATTCCGATGTGGAAAAACTCTCTAAATCTGATATAACTATTGGTATAGATGGAGATAAATGGATTAGCATTAAGCGAACAAAAACAAACACACGAAGTAGCATCCCGCTTTTACCAATTTCCCTTGAAATATTAGATCGCTATGCCAATCACCCTCAAGTTGAAAATAGCAATCGGTTAATCCCGGTATTGAGCAACCAGAAATCCAATGCTTTTTTAAAAGAAATTGCCATTATGTGTGGGATTACTAAATCTTTAACCACTCACCTAGCCCGACATACTTTTGCTACTACCATAACGTTGACTAATGGCGTACCGATTGAATCTGTAAGCAAGATGCTTGGGCATAAATCGTTACGCACCACCCAACATTATGCGAAAATTGTCGATCGAAAAGTGAGCGATGACATGAAAATTTTAAAACAAAAATTGGATTTTAATCAGAAGCAGAGAGAAGAGATTGCTAGGGATGGTGAGTAG